The genomic DNA ATCACCCGAAGCTCAGCCCCCCGTGGCTCCCGAGCTGGGCTGCGGCCTTTGCGCTACTGCTGGTGATCcgtggcgctgctgccgtGTGGATGATCATTGCCGACTGCGACGAAGGTAGGTCCGTGGCCTAACACAGTGTACAACTACTGGGAGCCCGTGCACCTTCTTGCATCGCCCGATGCGGTCCGCAGGACGCCGGTCGCTGCGTTTGAGACGTGGGAGTATGCGCCGCAGTACGCGATCCGGTCGTGGGCGTACATTGCGCTGCatgccgtcgcgccgtcggtcgTGCTCCACTGGGCCAATGGCCCATTTGCTTTCTAtacgctgcgcctcgtcctcgcggccgtgtcggcggcggcagatGCGACGCTATACCGGAGCGTTGCGGTGGCCGTGaatgcgcgcgtcgcgcgctaCCTACTCACGTtcctcgccgcgtcggccggccTTGCGAtggcgtcggtcgcgctcCTTCCTTCGACGTTTGTCATGTACACGTCAAGCGTCGCGATGGCGTACGCCATGTCGCGCGCTTCGCTTGCGAATGTTCGCCGCACGTTTGGTGCGACCATCGCgtttgcgctcggcgcgctgggcggATGGCCCTATGCGCTGGTCATTGCCTTGCCGTTTGTGTGGGAAGAGCTGTttctcctcggcgcggacgcgcgcgcgacgacgcagtgggccgcgcgccgctgggcaCGCTGGGGCCTCGCTGTGCTTGCGGCGAGTTTCCTAGCCGTGCCgatcgtcgccgtcgacgcgctggccTACGGCCGCCCGACGTTTGTCGCTCTCAATACGGTCCTGTACAATGTGCTGGGCCGCACACGGGGTATTAGCCCCGAGCTGTACGGCGTCGAGCCGTGGTCGTACTACGTGGTGAACCTCTTGCTGAACGTGAGCGTCGTGGCGCCGCTTGCTTTTGCTGCTCTGCCTGCCGTCCTGCtgaccgcggcgcgcgttcCTGCGCGCTTCACGGGCGACTTTcccggcacgcgcacgccgcgcaaaggcggcgcggcggcagtgTCCGGCTCGAGTCCGTCGCTGCttctcgcgctgcgtctgctGCCGGTCTATCTGTGGATCGGCATGCTTACGGCGCAGCCCCACAAGGAAGAGCGTTTCCTGTACCCCGTCTACCCCCTGCTGTGCTTTAatgcggcggtcgcgctgTACATTCTGCGTGCGtggctcgaggcggcctACCTGCGCctgacgcgctcgccgtaccgcgcgtcgcgtacGATCCTCTTCCCCCTCTTtacgcttgcgccgctgctgctaGCCTGTGTGCttggcgtgctgcgccttgtGGCGCTGGTGCACCATTACCACGCGCCGATGGACGtggtgcaggcgctgccaGACGAAGATGCAACGCTGTGCTACGGCAAAGAGTGGCACCGTTTCCCGTCGCACTTTttcgtgccgcgcagcgtcgacgtgcagTTTATCGAGAGCGAGTTCCGTGGCATTCTGCCCCACCACTTTGTAAACGCGCCCGGAGAGCACGACAAGCACCCCGCTCTAgaggccgcgtcgctcgtgtGGCCGTGGGGCAATGCCACGCGCCATGTGCCGACGACCGTCAACGAGCTGAACAAGGAAGAAACGGACCGGTACGTGGACGTGGCGCGCTGCGACtacctcgtcgacgtcgacttcccgctgcgtgcgccgacggcgcgcgagccgcggtatgcgcacgacgacgcatggacgcgcatcgcctgcCGCCCGTTCCTCGACGCAGAAGGCAGCCGCAACGCCGCCCAGGGCCTGtcgctcgggcgccgcctcctcgcgacgctcgcgcggaCCCTGTGGCTGCCCGACATGCTTGCGCACCGCATCCCGGGCTGGGatgcgacgctgcgctacGGGGACTATTgcctgctccagcgcgtAGCCTAGAGGCCAGGAATGCGTGCGTCTTGCAGCGCATGCTTCCCTTCTTCCTCGGGAATCACGACCAAATACCGCGCGTGGGGAcccgcgcgtgccgagccggcgcctgcaccgacggcgacgacaATACCCAATGCACATAGTGTCGCGAGCGGACGGAGAAGCTCGTGCTCATTGTAGTCTTGAATGCCCGTGTCGTGGGTCGTGCCAAGGCGTGCCACAGAGTGTGTACGGCACAGCGAGGCGTGGTGGGAAAGGACGTCACCCCAGACCACTTCGGCGACCTCGTtgcgtcgtgcgcacgcatACATGCTCGACAGCAGGAGCTTGGCGTGCAGCgaaagcgccgcgacgtgcgccgcgcggcccgagcgcgccatcttgtcgagcacctcgcggaTCTCGAGGATGGAGATCGGGTCCGCGTCGCACCCCGCGACCGCGgcacggtgctcggcgagctcgacggcgcggcggcacacgtcgagcatgcgccgcgcgtcgcccgagacgttcgcgacgcgcttcgAGGCAAACATGAGTGCATCGACGCGAAAGACGTGCTCGCATCCTTgggtcgccgccgaggttCCGACGCGCGTGCCTTGCTCGTCGATATCGAGGCGTGCACGCACGATATCCAGGAGCTGGCGATCGGTATAAGGCATAAAGGGAATGCGCGTCATGCCAAGGCGGCTCGCGACCTTGGGCTGCAGCGTACGCTCGGGCAGGTCCATCGTATTCGCCACGGCAATCACCACGAGGTTGCTCCCGGGAAGGTTGGGCCAGTGGAAGAGGTTGTAGATGACATCCTGCCGCGACGTGACAAAcaggtcgagctcgtccatCAGCACGACAATCGGCGCACGGTGCTCACCATTGCCTGCATTAAAGTGGGCCGTAAGCCGCGAgagggcggcgcgggggTGCAGCCGCTTGCCGCCGTGCACCGCGCTCCAGAGTTCCGTATAGGCCTGCATGGCACTGGCGAGTTTCATGCCGTTGATCTCGACAAACTGAAAGGCGGGGATCTCGCCACGCGCTTTGCGGTGCTCCAGCGTACGGATCGCCTCCCGAACAGTAGCCGTcttgccggtgccgggcACACCGTAGATGTACGCAcactcgccggcgccggctcgCAGCGCATCGGTCGTGcactcgagcacgtcgaggaACTGCTGCTGGCGGCATGGCAACGCTTCCGGCGTCGCACCGACATGCAAAagacggcgcgcacgctcatGCGCActgagctgcgcgagtttctcgtccggcagcgcgtgcagagAGTGGGGGCGTGCCGGAAGCGACAGGGGCGGAAGCGAGCGGGCCATCTCGGCAGCCGAtgccgacgcacgcgcacgccgccgcacaCGCACAGGGGTATCCGAGTCCGATTCGGACTCGCTAGAGGGCGCTTGTGGCGCgggccgcgcacgcacgcgctctTTCGGCGTGCTCGGACCCGCCTCGGCAGGGGCAGTATCGCCCTTCTTTttcggcgcagcgcgcgcttttttcggcgcagcgcgccctcgaggaggcgtcggcgacgcttCCGCACGTCTCTTTTGCCCCGCATCCACCGCAGGCTCGGTCTtttcctcgaggcgcgtcgcgaggcgcgacgaggcacgCCGGGTTTGCATCCTATGGCAACCTCCACTTAGTCCgcccgtgcgcggcgatTGATTTCGGCGGCTTCCTGGGAGCTGGGAAAATGGAGTTGCCTGGGTGAGTCGAGGTGCATACCAGTAGTCTGGCGGTGTCGGATCCGGCGCATCCGTATGCCGGTGTCGTGAAGAGACctggcggcgtgcgtgtgcACTTTTCTGTGCGTCGTCGCTGGGGCTCTGCGTCCCCTCGGGCTTCGCTGGGCGGCCTACGGCTGCGTAATACTGTGTTAGGCCATAGACGTACATCACGGCAGCACGCACAGTCCGCGGCGTGCATCTGGCGCCGACTacgtgccggtgcgctcgccggcgcccgtggcgcgcgaggcgcagcgtccgcGTACCGCCCGTTACCTTTAAAGAGCGCCGGGTTCTCTTGCAGGAGCTGGCGTACGTGCGTCCTGTGCTGtagcacgcgctcgcggctgcggcggggTGTGGGTATCGGGGGTTGCACTGGACTCGTGATTTCTGTGCGCCGTTTCCGTGGCGTCGACGGAGTGCTGCCCTGCGCTTCCGGCACCtcgtcgggctcgggctgTGCGCGCTTTattgcgcggcgctcacgTACACGCGAGCGCCACCATGCCTTGAATGCGAGCCATGCCTCGCGTTCTTCCTCGTActtggcgcgcagcgcctcgtgctcgcgccgcagctggATGTACGCACCCGGCAGGTCATCTGGAAAGCCATTGTACGTGtcttcctcctcgacgagcgccgcaagctcctgctcggcgcgccgcgcgtgggCCCACGCCGCTTGGAGCCTCGCACGCGGCATGGCGGCCTCCACCTAATTATGACGTAAGAATGTCCGGAATCGTTTGTGGGGAGCGATTCGGGTTCGTTCGCGCTCGCGATGGCTTCGGAGCCTGCTGCTTCGCAGCACGACCAGACGGTGACAGCATGCCTCGCAAAGAATAGCAATGATTCTGCTGAGCATGTAATCAAACAATTGCTGCGTGGCCCCCTGCACCACTacctcggcggcacgagcaCAGCTGAGCGTGCCAAGCACTGGCACTGGGAGCAGGGCGCAACCTCTCCCCGGAACGCGCCCCCCAGTGCGGAAGAGTTGGAGGCGGTGCGTACATACTATGGGTACAAGCCCGAGTCCGAGGGTGGCCCTAGCGAGCTCTATCTCCAGCTGCTGGCCGACTGCATGCTGGCGCTGCACTACAACCCCATGAGCGGTGTCGTCTCGCCGCAGATCCTTGCGTCGACCGGTGTCGTGCCTCTGTCGATCTTTTCGACAGGCCCCGACATTGTCCAGCATTATTACCACTGTATTGTGGACGCCAAAGAAGAGGTCGTGCTCCTGACCAACTACTGGCAGCAAGGCAAGAACGTCGACAAGATCTCGGACGCGATCCGCGAGCTCAACAGCCGCACCaaagcgcgcggcggcaaaATTGTGATGAAGATCATGTGGGACCGTGGCCCTCAGACGCTGGCGGACCTCTTCCGGATGCGCAAGCCCGTGCCGCCGGCCAAGTGGAAGGCCAACGGTCtgcctgcgccggacgagctGACCCACATCGACCTCGAGATTCTCAACTACCACCGCCCGATCATGGGCACCTTCCACGCAAAGCTCCTCCTGGTAGACCGAtcggtcgcgctgctcaacAGCATTAATATCCAGGACCGCCCGAACCTCGAGGCGTgcatccgcctcgaggGCGATATCGTGAACGCCGTGTACGACCACGCGCTCATCTCGTGGGGCAACGAGCTGAACCCTCCGCTGCCGTGCCTCGGGCGtcccgcgtcgccgcatgtcgacgcgagcgccttTTTGCAAGGCGGCAACTCCATGCCGCAGCTCTCGCAAGAGCAGCTCAAAATTatgtcgcgcaccgccatCTCCCAGCTCAAAATGGACGACCAGGAGACCGAACGGCAGCAGGCAATCCCGATGCGGGTGCACATcgcggacctcgtcgagcacatGATCCAGGCGCGTGCGAATGCCACGGAtcagcgcgcggcacaaAATGCCGCGCCTTCGTCCAAGGTCGACCAAGAaacggcggtgcgccgtgcggcggccaTCTGGAAGAacaaggcgcgcgccgcacaggACCGGCCGCGCGAGACGAGCCCGGGGCCGCTGGCGGgcagtgcgctgcgcatgctcggcaaagacagcagcagcagctggAACGTGCAGCGCAATCAGCTGGCAACTACGCGCGGGGCCAACATTAATCCGTcgatcgcggcgcagcgccttgcgcgcatCACCAGCTCGCTCGACTTTGCGAACAACTCGCgggtgcgcggcgagctgcgccctGAAGTCATTGAGCAGAGCCGTGGCGGATGGGACGCGCAGCACATGATgggcctgctcgactttGAGCCGCTCATCTTCCACACACCGCACGAGCCCGTGCCGATGGCGCTGGTGAACCGCCGCCCGTGGGGCCGTCCCGGGCACGATGACATCCAAAATCCCCAGGCGGCCGCGTGGCTCGCCGGCTTCCGCTACGCCAAGAAACACGTTTTCATTCAGAGTCCCACGCTGAATGCGACGCCTGTGCGTGCAGCGGTCCttgcgtgcgtgcgccgcggcgtgcgcgtggaGCTGTGGCTGGATCTCGGCTTCAACGACAAGAGCGAAAGCATGCCCTTCCAGGGCGGCACGAACGAACAAGTGGTCGCAAAAATGTACAAGGCACTGCACCAGGAAGGCAAAGGCTACGAGCGTTTCCTGGAAGTCTACTGGTACACCGGAAAAGACATGGACCGCCCTTTGAATGCtgtgcgcaagcagcgcaacTGCCACGTAAAGTTTGCCGCGATCGACGGACGCGTCGGCAtcctcggcagcggcaacCAGGACACCCAGAGCTGGTATCACTCGCAAGAGATCAATGTCATGGTCGACAGCAAGCAAATCGTCTCGGAGTGGGTcactgcgctgcgcagcaacCAGTCGACGCACATTTACGGCAAGGTCGACCAGGCCACCGGCCTGTGGCGCGGCAAGCAGGGCAACCAGCTCCCGGATACCGGCAAAGACCCAGAACAGGACGAGGCGTCGTAGTAAATGTCCCCAGTTGAATGTACAGAACTATTTTCGTACCGCTGTTGGAGCGGCTTTTGGAATTACAACCCATCGAGCAGCTTCCAGAGTGCGTCGGGATCCTTGTAGTCGTGGTGCACGACGGTCACCAGCCAGCGCGTGTCGTGAATCGAGCGCAGGAGCTTGCGGGTGGCGGAGCGCGCAGGGAACAGCAGCTCCCACTCGCTCCAGATCGCAAACGCCTCTTCACACCACGCACGGAACGACTGCTCTTCGATGATGGTCGACTGCGCGACTTCCTTGCCCGGGAACACGCCCCAGGTCACGGCGTTCAGACCATTCGCTTCGACGTTCGTCTCAAACGTCTCGGGATCGCACGTGCCGGCAAAGTAGGTCACCGGCGTGGTGCTCGCGTCGATGGCCTTGACCAgcgcctccttctcggcgTCGGTCACAAAGAGCTCGACAAAGGACTTTTGGAAGATGAAGCCGTTGCTCGGCCCGAAGCCAAAGGTGGGGTCGCCGCTGTCGATGCCGTCGACAGCGGGCTGCGAGCCGACCGTCCACCAGCTCTTGCCGCCTTCGCTCTTGGGCTGGTTAAGGCGCAAAAGCGTCGGAAGGAGCTGCACCGTCTCGTCCCACACCGGAATATCGCACCACGGGATGCACGAGAGCTTGCCAGAGACGTACGCGGTAAAGAGCTTCGCAATGTCGTCTTCGTCGACGGGCGCGCCCCAGAGACGCGTCGCTTCTTCCGGGGGGACCTTGAGGCTGGCGCCGTAGCCATCGAGCTCACCAAACGCAGGACTACGCGCGTCACCGTAACGACCATTGGGGAACTCGTCCCAGGTCTCCCAGCCAGACACCGTCGGCCAGttgctcgtcggcgacttGGGGGCGACCgggggcgcggcgtccggcgcTTGGAGCGCATTCACGACGCGGGTCACGCTCTTTTCGAGGTTCAGCGTGTAGATGTGAAATGCGCGGATATCCGTCTCCTTCTTGATCTTGGCGATGGTCTGCTCGGCAAACTGCACGCCAAAATCTTTCACTTTGGCGTCGTCCATCCGGACTccctcgagcgcctggatcAGGTCCGGGGGCGTGGTGACATGACAGAGATTCGTCATGCGCCGGAAGCTGCTGTAGTTTTGGATCGGCATAATGCCGGGAATAATGGGAATCGTGATGCCGCGCTTGCGGCACAGCTGGACCCATCGCACAAAGAGGTCGACATCGTAAAAGAACTGCGTCACGACAAACTGCGCGCCCGCTTCCTGTTTCTGCTTCAAAAAGTCGAGATCGCGGTAGATGTCGCACTGCGTCTCCTCGGTAAAGCCTTCGGGGTAGCTCGCGACACCGATACAGAAATAgtcgccgtgctgcgcacgaaTATAGCGCACGAGGTCGATCGCGTGCTGGAATCGCGTATCGGACGCGATCCAGTACTCCTCGCCACGAGGAGGATCACCACGGAGGGCAAGGATGTTGCGGATCCCGGCACGTttcgcctgcgcgagcgtaGCATCGAGGAtcgtgcgctcgacattGGTGCATGTCAGATGCAGACACACGTCGCATCCGTTcgtgccgggcggcgcagcatccGCCTCTTCGGTATCCCACGGCACGACGGGGTCGAGGATGCCTTTCTGCACGCGCACCGCAAGCTCCAGCGAGCTGTTGCGTGTCGACCCGCTGGCGCCCCATGTCACATGCACCCAGCCGGGGCGCAGATTGCCCGCCATGCGGTGGATACGCGCAAAGAGGTTGGCAAGACCCTCGACCGTCTTGGGGGGGAAGAACTCGAGCGACCACACATACGCAtcgccgccctcggcgagcttctCGTCGATACgcgacgcctcgcgccgctggaCGCTCATCGCGGTCGGTTGGGGATGTGGAGGACGGAGTAATTCGCTACTGTACATTGGCTACAATTCGCCCTCAAACTGGACGCCGGCCCACTCTTCGGCCCAGCCCTCGGCGGGGCTAGGTGTGCAGTCCTTGCTGCAGACAAACACGAACACGGTGCTCCAGACAATGCCAGTAGGCATCTGCGAGGCATCCGCGTCCAtcggcaggccgagcgtTGAGGCAatctcggcgcggcgctgcgcctcgctgtcgccgccggcgcgctcgccgaggccttCGAGGCGGTCGGCACGGAGGAGGTTGGCAAGGTTCGGCATGAGCTGCACCTCGAAtacacgcggcgctccgcacTTTTCGCATGGGGGAACGCTCTGGGCCGTGTACTGGCCGTTGGGCCACAGCTTCTTGTACACCGAGCCGGCACCGGAGAAAGGcaacggcgcgccgtcgtacTCGTATCGTACGACTTGCCGCGCCTCTGAGCCGAGGCGTGCGGTGAAGCGCTCAAAGATAGTGTCCATACCTTCGACGGTCATTTGCTCGtactcctcctcgtcgccttCGTCCATGTCCGCACCGGTCTCTTGGGCACgtgcgagcgtcgccttggacggctgctcggcggcctcgacgtTGCGCGCCGGCTCGGGGATCGTGTTCAGGTATAATGCGGGGGTATAGCGGgcagccgtgcgcgccCAGTCCTtgtcggcgccgagctgcgcacgctgctcctcTAGCGAGGCTTTGATGGCCAGCTCTTCCGCCAGGCGTTCGTCTTCGTCATAgtcgtcttcgtcgtcgtcttcgtcgtTCTCTTGGACCTCCTCTTTCTGCTCTTCCTTTtggggcgcaggcgcgtctgcCGGCTTGGCGTCAAAGAGTGAGCCGCTGCCAAagagcgacggcgtcgtACCCTTGCCCGACATCGAGAAAGGGTTGGAGGagagctcgcggcgtgcgcgctccgcgtcggcgtcggcctccttcttcttttgctcggcgatgcgcgcctcgcgcgcctcgcggcgctggcgctgcttTTCGAGCTTCGCCGCCCAGCGATCATTGTGCTTGAGCATACGGACTACGCGCACACTGTCGTTAGCATGTTCTTGAAAAGAGGGTGCAAATCAGATAGAAATAAAATAGTCAAAGTTGGCTTTTGTTTCatgcgacgcacgcgcctcaAGTGAAGAAATTGCCACTCATCCTTATGCACCCGGTGTGTACTTACCTTCCTTgggccttgcgctggcACGCGGCATGTGCACATCCCCACACGAGCAGGTTGCGGTCGTACGGCGagtcctcgagcggcgcaaagaTTTGCACCAGGAGCTGCATCGGCTGCTTGCATGCCGCGCACTCGACCAGCGACGCCGGGGGAACATTCTCTgcacgcagcggcagcCACGCAGGGCGCccgccgatgcgcgacaCCAACGGGTTCTCTTCGTCTTCCGCCTCTAGTGGTCCgtccgcgaggccgaggtgcacgTTCGAtacctcgagctcgtcgtccgtaCCGTAATCCGACTCGTCATcgcatcgcggcgctgccaTATCTGTATTAGCATGTTCGCAAAAAAGGGCAGGCATTGCTCAGGTTGGTAGCCAGGTTGGAAGCAtcggccgcgcacgccggagCGTAGCGCTCTGGGCGCGACGCTAATGCGTCGCCTCCCAGTCCTCATACTCGTCATCTAATGTTTCTTCATCCTTGCGGCCTGCCCACGCGTACGTACCGTCGTGTGCGCAGGAAAGAAGACCCGCCGAAAAAAAAGTGTGTAATTCCCTGTCGTGGAATTAGGCTGTCGGCGAAAGGGAGTGGCCGGCGCTTTCGCCACACACACCCCACGCCATGTTTGTTCGTCAGGCCGCCTCGACTTTCCTGGTACGTTTCGCGACTAACTCAGCGGCCATCGCTCGCCGTTCCCCGTGTTGCCGCGCACTCGGCCATTacgccgtcgctcgtgcgcctgctctCTACCCAGACCCGTACCAAGATCCAGAATGCGGTCAAGGAAGACCCGCTGGTGGTCTTCATGAAGGGCTCTCCCGAGATGCCGCAATGCGGTTTCTCGCGCGCTGTGCTCCAGATCCTGCAGGTGCAGGGCGTCAAGCCCGACCTTGTGGCGACGTACAACTGCCTCGAGGACCAGGAACTGCGCGATGGTATCAAGGAGTTTAGCGACTGGCCTACCATTCCCCAGGTCTACATCAACGGCGAGTTTGTCGGTGGCTGCGATATCATGCTGAACAGTACGTGTGTTCACTAACCCCAGTGCACCAGAccggcgagctcgagtcgaTGCTCCAAAAGGCCGGCCTCTTGATTGACGCTGCCGGCGAGGACaagcccaaggccgagtAGACATAGCGGATAGGCTTAGCCAATCGCACGGCACGATTATGGAAGCAGTCACTTCTTCACTCTACGAGCTTACATGGGCACGTTCATCATCCATGcgcggtcgcgctcctTCTCGGCAGCCTCGCACCGCTTCTTCCATGCAGACGCCTCCTTCCGCAGCTCCTCAATCGTGTCGTGCAGACGCTTGAGCTCCTCCGCCTTGCGgtggcgcgagcgacgcgcagccAGCGTGTTGCTCAGACGCTTGAGCGAACGAGCATCCAGGTCCTGGCTACCCTCCATACCAAGGTTGGGCGAGTCACTCAcgtcgcacggcggcgagccCTCCGACGCGCGGCTTCCCGagtcgcggcgcgacgtcgcaGACTCCGTGTGGTAGGTCCGCGGCTGGATCGGCGCGTTAATCggaagcagctcgtcggcgtcacgacgacgacggcgcgtgcctTGACCAcccgcgacgctcggcgtcgaggccgaaAGCGTCGCCGGGGTACACGCCGCCTCTTGGGGCGACGAGTGAATCTcgggcagcgacgcggtcaTGACCTGCTGGGGTGAAGCCGAAGGCGGCGTGTTGAGCGTGTTCAATAG from Malassezia japonica chromosome 1, complete sequence includes the following:
- the ALG9 gene encoding dextrin dextranase (TransMembrane:10 (o20-41i85-103o109-130i142-169o189-215i236-261o300-323i344-368o380-399i420-444o); CAZy:GT22; COG:G; BUSCO:EOG09261FM4; EggNog:ENOG503NV47), with protein sequence MSSAPLLRDHPKLSPPWLPSWAAAFALLLVIRGAAAVWMIIADCDEVYNYWEPVHLLASPDAVRRTPVAAFETWEYAPQYAIRSWAYIALHAVAPSVVLHWANGPFAFYTLRLVLAAVSAAADATLYRSVAVAVNARVARYLLTFLAASAGLAMASVALLPSTFVMYTSSVAMAYAMSRASLANVRRTFGATIAFALGALGGWPYALVIALPFVWEELFLLGADARATTQWAARRWARWGLAVLAASFLAVPIVAVDALAYGRPTFVALNTVLYNVLGRTRGISPELYGVEPWSYYVVNLLLNVSVVAPLAFAALPAVLLTAARVPARFTGDFPGTRTPRKGGAAAVSGSSPSLLLALRLLPVYLWIGMLTAQPHKEERFLYPVYPLLCFNAAVALYILRAWLEAAYLRLTRSPYRASRTILFPLFTLAPLLLACVLGVLRLVALVHHYHAPMDVVQALPDEDATLCYGKEWHRFPSHFFVPRSVDVQFIESEFRGILPHHFVNAPGEHDKHPALEAASLVWPWGNATRHVPTTVNELNKEETDRYVDVARCDYLVDVDFPLRAPTAREPRYAHDDAWTRIACRPFLDAEGSRNAAQGLSLGRRLLATLARTLWLPDMLAHRIPGWDATLRYGDYCLLQRVA
- the ORC1 gene encoding Origin recognition complex, subunit 1 (COG:L; EggNog:ENOG503NU0T) — translated: MPRARLQAAWAHARRAEQELAALVEEEDTYNGFPDDLPGAYIQLRREHEALRAKYEEEREAWLAFKAWWRSRVRERRAIKRAQPEPDEVPEAQGSTPSTPRKRRTEITSPVQPPIPTPRRSRERVLQHRTHVRQLLQENPALFKGRPAKPEGTQSPSDDAQKSAHARRQVSSRHRHTDAPDPTPPDYWMQTRRASSRLATRLEEKTEPAVDAGQKRRAEASPTPPRGRAAPKKARAAPKKKGDTAPAEAGPSTPKERVRARPAPQAPSSESESDSDTPVRVRRRARASASAAEMARSLPPLSLPARPHSLHALPDEKLAQLSAHERARRLLHVGATPEALPCRQQQFLDVLECTTDALRAGAGECAYIYGVPGTGKTATVREAIRTLEHRKARGEIPAFQFVEINGMKLASAMQAYTELWSAVHGGKRLHPRAALSRLTAHFNAGNGEHRAPIVVLMDELDLFVTSRQDVIYNLFHWPNLPGSNLVVIAVANTMDLPERTLQPKVASRLGMTRIPFMPYTDRQLLDIVRARLDIDEQGTRVGTSAATQGCEHVFRVDALMFASKRVANVSGDARRMLDVCRRAVELAEHRAAVAGCDADPISILEIREVLDKMARSGRAAHVAALSLHAKLLLSSMYACARRNEVAEVVWGDAPARHARVPTRGIWS
- a CDS encoding uncharacterized protein (COG:S; EggNog:ENOG503NZN2), which codes for MASEPAASQHDQTVTACLAKNSNDSAEHVIKQLLRGPLHHYLGGTSTAERAKHWHWEQGATSPRNAPPSAEELEAVRTYYGYKPESEGGPSELYLQLLADCMLALHYNPMSGVVSPQILASTGVVPLSIFSTGPDIVQHYYHCIVDAKEEVVLLTNYWQQGKNVDKISDAIRELNSRTKARGGKIVMKIMWDRGPQTLADLFRMRKPVPPAKWKANGLPAPDELTHIDLEILNYHRPIMGTFHAKLLLVDRSVALLNSINIQDRPNLEACIRLEGDIVNAVYDHALISWGNELNPPLPCLGRPASPHVDASAFLQGGNSMPQLSQEQLKIMSRTAISQLKMDDQETERQQAIPMRVHIADLVEHMIQARANATDQRAAQNAAPSSKVDQETAVRRAAAIWKNKARAAQDRPRETSPGPLAGSALRMLGKDSSSSWNVQRNQLATTRGANINPSIAAQRLARITSSLDFANNSRVRGELRPEVIEQSRGGWDAQHMMGLLDFEPLIFHTPHEPVPMALVNRRPWGRPGHDDIQNPQAAAWLAGFRYAKKHVFIQSPTLNATPVRAAVLACVRRGVRVELWLDLGFNDKSESMPFQGGTNEQVVAKMYKALHQEGKGYERFLEVYWYTGKDMDRPLNAVRKQRNCHVKFAAIDGRVGILGSGNQDTQSWYHSQEINVMVDSKQIVSEWVTALRSNQSTHIYGKVDQATGLWRGKQGNQLPDTGKDPEQDEAS
- the MET12 gene encoding methylenetetrahydrofolate reductase [NAD(P)H] (COG:E; EggNog:ENOG503NVAK); its protein translation is MSVQRREASRIDEKLAEGGDAYVWSLEFFPPKTVEGLANLFARIHRMAGNLRPGWVHVTWGASGSTRNSSLELAVRVQKGILDPVVPWDTEEADAAPPGTNGCDVCLHLTCTNVERTILDATLAQAKRAGIRNILALRGDPPRGEEYWIASDTRFQHAIDLVRYIRAQHGDYFCIGVASYPEGFTEETQCDIYRDLDFLKQKQEAGAQFVVTQFFYDVDLFVRWVQLCRKRGITIPIIPGIMPIQNYSSFRRMTNLCHVTTPPDLIQALEGVRMDDAKVKDFGVQFAEQTIAKIKKETDIRAFHIYTLNLEKSVTRVVNALQAPDAAPPVAPKSPTSNWPTVSGWETWDEFPNGRYGDARSPAFGELDGYGASLKVPPEEATRLWGAPVDEDDIAKLFTAYVSGKLSCIPWCDIPVWDETVQLLPTLLRLNQPKSEGGKSWWTVGSQPAVDGIDSGDPTFGFGPSNGFIFQKSFVELFVTDAEKEALVKAIDASTTPVTYFAGTCDPETFETNVEANGLNAVTWGVFPGKEVAQSTIIEEQSFRAWCEEAFAIWSEWELLFPARSATRKLLRSIHDTRWLVTVVHHDYKDPDALWKLLDGL
- a CDS encoding uncharacterized protein (BUSCO:EOG09263F11; COG:S; EggNog:ENOG503Q37R), which gives rise to MAAPRCDDESDYGTDDELEVSNVHLGLADGPLEAEDEENPLVSRIGGRPAWLPLRAENVPPASLVECAACKQPMQLLVQIFAPLEDSPYDRNLLVWGCAHAACQRKAQGSVRVVRMLKHNDRWAAKLEKQRQRREAREARIAEQKKKEADADAERARRELSSNPFSMSGKGTTPSLFGSGSLFDAKPADAPAPQKEEQKEEVQENDEDDDEDDYDEDERLAEELAIKASLEEQRAQLGADKDWARTAARYTPALYLNTIPEPARNVEAAEQPSKATLARAQETGADMDEGDEEEYEQMTVEGMDTIFERFTARLGSEARQVVRYEYDGAPLPFSGAGSVYKKLWPNGQYTAQSVPPCEKCGAPRVFEVQLMPNLANLLRADRLEGLGERAGGDSEAQRRAEIASTLGLPMDADASQMPTGIVWSTVFVFVCSKDCTPSPAEGWAEEWAGVQFEGEL
- the GRX5 gene encoding monothiol glutaredoxin grx5 (EggNog:ENOG503P2U5; COG:O), coding for MFVRQAASTFLRPSLAVPRVAAHSAITPSLVRLLSTQTRTKIQNAVKEDPLVVFMKGSPEMPQCGFSRAVLQILQVQGVKPDLVATYNCLEDQELRDGIKEFSDWPTIPQVYINGEFVGGCDIMLNMHQTGELESMLQKAGLLIDAAGEDKPKAE